The genomic stretch TTGAAGAAGGACCTGCCGGGGATGGCGTACCTGTGGCAGCTGGCCGCCGGGCAGTGCCTGGACGCGGTCAAGGGCGACACGGTCATCCTCGGTCCTGACGCGCTCGGGCTGACGCGGCGGGAGCCGCACGGTGTGGTGGTCTGCATCATCCCGTGGAACTCCCCCATCTCGACCTTCTCCGCGAAGGCCGCGTACGCGCTGGCGGCCGGCAACACCGTGATCGTCAAGCCGGCCGAGCAGGCGAGCGCGTCGGTGCTGCGGCTGGGCGAGCTGCTGGCCGAGGTGTTCCCGCCCGGGGTGCTGAACATCGTCAGCGGCCTGGGTGAGGAGGTCGGGGACGCCCTCGTGCGGCACCGCGACGTCGGCAAGATCAGCCTCACCGGCTCGACGGCGACCGGCCAGGCGATCACCCGGGCGTCGGCGGACGCATTGAAGCCGATGACGTTCGAGCTGGGTGGCAAGTCGCCCAATATCGTGTTTCCGGATGCCGACCTGGACGCGGCCACCCAGGGCGTCACCGTGAACTCGATCTACACCGGGAACGCCGGGCAGGTCTGCGTGGCCGGCTCGCGCATCCTCATCCACCGCTCGATCTGGGACGACATGCTGGGCCGGATCCGCGACGTCTGCGCGGGGCTGGTGCTGAACGACCCGCAGGACCTGGCGACGACGATGGGCCCGATCGTGTCGGCGGGGCAGTTCGAGCGCGTGACCTCGTACCTGGAGCTGGCCGAGAAGGAGGGCGCCAGGCTGGTCTTCGGCGGCCGGAGCGGCGCCGACGTGGTGCCCGGGCTGCCGGGCGGCTATTGGGTGGAGCCGACGTTGTTCACGACGGAGGACAACTCGCTGCGGGTGTGCCAGGAGGAGATCTTCGGGCCGGTGGCGGTGGCGTTGCCGTTCGAGACGGAGGAGGAGGCGCTGCGGATCGCCAACGACTCCCCGTACGGGCTGGCGGCCGGCGTCTGGACCCGCGACCTCGGCCGCGCGCACCGCTTCGTCCGGGATCTGCAGAGCGGCACGGTGTGGGTGAACACCTTCCGCCAGATGCCGCCGGGCCTGCCGTTCGGGGGCGTCAAGGACAGCGGGTACGGCCACGATTCGGTCCTCGAGTTCACCCGCGAAAAGGCCGCCATTATCCAGATCTAGTCGGATAGATTTGCCCCTCGTGAGCGAGGGGATCAAGGACCACTCCGGCCTTTCGGAGGCAGCCGCCCAGTCACGGGCGTCGGTGCTGCGTAGCCGCGCCGAATCGTACATCGCCCTGTCGCGGCATGACGCCGCGATCGCGGATCTGACGGAGTCGATCGCCCTGGCGCCCGACAACGCCCGCGCCTGGCGCCTGCGCGGGGAGAGCCACCGCATGATCGAGCGGTACGAGGCCGCGCTGGAGGACTTCGACGAGGCACTGAAGCTGGAACCGGACAGCGCGTACGCGCTCGGCTCGCGCGGCCAGACCCACGCCGCGATGGGCCGCCTGGAGGAGGCCATGGCCGATTTCGATCATGCCCTCACCCTCTCCCCCGACTCGCTGTGGATCCTGGAGGCGAAGGCGGACGCCCTGGTGGACCTGGACCGCCTCGACGAGGCCCTGGACGAACACGCCAAGATCCTCGCCCTGAACGGCGACCTGCCCTACTCCTGGGTGGCCCGCGGCGACCTGTACCAGCGCATGCACCTGTACGTGGAGGCGATCGACGACTACACGAAGGCGCTGGACATCGACCCCGAGCACGTGCGCGCCCTCAGCAGACGAGGCGAGGCCCTGCGCATGGTGGACCGGTACGAGGAGGCGCTGTCGGACCTGAACCGAGCCCTGGACCTGGACCCGGACAATGACCGGGCGCTGGGCAGCAGGGGCGCGGTGCTGAGCGAACTGGGCGACAACGAGGCGGCGCTGACCGATCTGGACCGGGCGATCGAGCTGGACCCCGAGTACGTGTGGGCGTATCGGGTGCGCGGCGAGATCTTCCAGGAGCTGGAACGCCACGAGGAAGCAGTCTCCGACTTCACCCAAGCCCTCCACCTGGAATTCGGCGGCTAGGGGGCGGAGGGGAAGGCTCGGTCCTCGCCCGCTCTGGCGTCTTGCCGGTGGGCTCTCACCCCACAGGCGAGGGCTGCCTTTCGCGCACCCCGACGCATTACCTGCCGTAACTCAGACCCGCCATGAACACGGCCATCGCAGGCATGAGCCCCTCGGTGCGGAATGTCTCCCGCACCCGCGCGATGAACGCGCGATGTTCGGCGGCGTCCGGCAGGGCCTCCACCACCGGCGACTCGTGCGCCACGACGCGTCCGGACGCGTCCGGGATGTGCCGTGAGCTGCGCGATTGTGCCTGTTTGAGTGCGGACTGCCGGGTAGGTGGTGCGGGCGCAGGAGGGAGACGACATGTGTCTAAGCTGTGGCTGCGGAGAGCCGGAGAACGATCACGGTAATCCGGCCAACATCACCGCACAGGATCTGCGGAGCGCCGCTCAAGCGGCGGAAATCAGCCCGCAGGAGGCTGCCGAGAACATCCAGGCCGGAATCGGAGCCGGGTAGGATACCGGCCGCTCCTCGTGGCCCGGCGCGTCGGCAAGATGGAGCGCCGCCACGGGGAGCGTCACCTACCTACTTCCCGGTGGCCAGGGGCGCGCGAGAGCCGTACGCCGGACCGAACACCACCAGCAGCGCCAGGTCCTCGGTAACCTCGTCGAAGCGGTGCTCCTCACCCGCCGGCACGAAGATCACCGAACCAGGGCCCACCTCGGCCGCGCCGTCCAGTGTCACGATCTTGGCCCGGCCCGCGGTGACCACGTAGATCTCATCCTCGGTGTGCGGACTCTGATCGTCACGCCCGCCGGCCGGGATGCAGTACGTTCCGACCGACAGGTCCGGCACCCTCAGGTGCTCCACCCAATCGTTGGCCGCTCCGGCGGCGAGCGGTGTCCACACCCCCGCGCCCTCGATGATCTCCATAGCGGAAGCATAGCCATGCACGACGCCGGCGTCTGCGCGCCGGTGGCCGGTCCGACGGGCGGTTACGCTCGCGTCGCGATGAAACGGAGTGCCTGTGTCCCGCGTCGGCTCATTGCCTCGCCGGAGTAGGTGACGCCTCTGCGGGACACAGGCACTCTGGTGCCGCTCGCGACGACCGGGATGATGTCGCCTGATCGCCACTCGACCGTTCAACGCGCTCATGCCGGGCGCTAGTTACGAGGGGAGTGTCCCCTCAGGGTTCCCTCAGAGGTCCGGCGTCGGCGGGTACAGCTGCAGCAGCTTGTTCTTGGCCTTCTGGTCCTGGTCCTGGTCCTGGTCCTGGTCCTGGCGCGCGGCCTGGTTCTGGCTCTGGTGGTTGTTGTTGTGGATCCAGACGTGGGCCTTCTGCTTGTGGCGGAAGTGGAAGCTCTGGCGGTGGTGATGATGCTGCTTGGGCTTGGCGTAGCTCACCACGGGCGCCTTCTTGACCGGCTGTGGCGGCGCGCCTCCGGTGACGTAGGTAGTGATGGACGCGGCGTAGGCGGTCGAGGAAGCAGCCAGCGTGACGGCGGCAGCGGTCATAGCGACGCTGACTGCGAGAGCCGCGGTCGCAGTCTTGAACTTGGGCATTGAATTTCCCCCCAAAGGTTCGGTTGCCCTGTTCTCCATATTTTCCGGACAGGTTTGGAAAATATTGCAGGATGGCGGCTAAATGCGCTATCCGTGCGTTTTCTTTCCGGGATAAGTGTCCAGCAAACGGGGGCTTTCGTGATGTTTGCCTGATTCTAACAAATCCATGGGCCGCTAAGCCTTCATGAAATAAAACGAAATGGGGCGATTTGTCGGTTTTATCCGCGCGGCCTACAGGGGAAGCGAAGAACTGGAAACACATGAATACGCTCTCGGCGGCGAAAGCTGAGCCTGGATCCGCTTACGCCGTGAGGCGTGGTTAATCGGAGGAGGTGCAAGACCATCCTCGCCGGGCTGTCGCAGCAGCGTGGCGGGACCTGAGCGCAATCCGACCCGGAGCCCGCCGGGGAAGGTGGCGCAGCACTGACAGAGCGGGGATGGTAGGGCGATATGTGCGAAGCCACATCAAAGACTGAAAATCCCAACCGCAGAGCGCGGACAGCATTGCCACTCGACAGAAGCGCTTATCCCAGTCCGCGTGTGAATTTCGAGGCCTCATGCCGAGAGAAGCCGATGACATCTCATATTCGACACTCCTCGTCAAGAAGTGGCGTTCACGCCGAGCCACTCCAACGCGTCCG from Nonomuraea polychroma encodes the following:
- a CDS encoding tetratricopeptide repeat protein produces the protein MSEGIKDHSGLSEAAAQSRASVLRSRAESYIALSRHDAAIADLTESIALAPDNARAWRLRGESHRMIERYEAALEDFDEALKLEPDSAYALGSRGQTHAAMGRLEEAMADFDHALTLSPDSLWILEAKADALVDLDRLDEALDEHAKILALNGDLPYSWVARGDLYQRMHLYVEAIDDYTKALDIDPEHVRALSRRGEALRMVDRYEEALSDLNRALDLDPDNDRALGSRGAVLSELGDNEAALTDLDRAIELDPEYVWAYRVRGEIFQELERHEEAVSDFTQALHLEFGG
- a CDS encoding cupin domain-containing protein, translated to MEIIEGAGVWTPLAAGAANDWVEHLRVPDLSVGTYCIPAGGRDDQSPHTEDEIYVVTAGRAKIVTLDGAAEVGPGSVIFVPAGEEHRFDEVTEDLALLVVFGPAYGSRAPLATGK
- a CDS encoding aldehyde dehydrogenase family protein, whose amino-acid sequence is MSDYRNLIGGELVAAARTMDSVDPATGEVWTRIPASGPTEAEAAVAAARTAFPAWSALPALARAHHLRKVSEVFGRHAEELARLETRDNGRILRDTLKKDLPGMAYLWQLAAGQCLDAVKGDTVILGPDALGLTRREPHGVVVCIIPWNSPISTFSAKAAYALAAGNTVIVKPAEQASASVLRLGELLAEVFPPGVLNIVSGLGEEVGDALVRHRDVGKISLTGSTATGQAITRASADALKPMTFELGGKSPNIVFPDADLDAATQGVTVNSIYTGNAGQVCVAGSRILIHRSIWDDMLGRIRDVCAGLVLNDPQDLATTMGPIVSAGQFERVTSYLELAEKEGARLVFGGRSGADVVPGLPGGYWVEPTLFTTEDNSLRVCQEEIFGPVAVALPFETEEEALRIANDSPYGLAAGVWTRDLGRAHRFVRDLQSGTVWVNTFRQMPPGLPFGGVKDSGYGHDSVLEFTREKAAIIQI